One Arthrobacter sp. B3I4 genomic window, GCTGCGGATGGGGTTTTCCATCCGCATGTCGCGCATAATGACTCCGGCTTCGATCATGCGCAGGATCAGGTCGACGGTGCCCACCTTGAGCAGTGCCGTGGTCTCGGACATGTTTGAATCCCCCACGATCACATGCAGCCGCCGGTAAAACTCGGCGTCGGCGTGCGGCTCGTCGCGGGTGTTGATGATCGGCCGTGAGCGGGTGGTGGCGGAGGAGACGCCTTCCCAGATGTGGTCCGCCCGCTGGGAGAAAGCGAACGTGGCACCGTGGGGTGTCTTGAGGATCTTGCCGGCGCCCGCAATCAACTGCCGCGTGACGAGGAACGGGATGAGAATTTCAGCCAGCCGGGAGAACTCGCCGCGGCGGGGTATCAGGTAGTTCTCGTGGCTGCCGTAGGAGTTGCCGGCCGAGTCGGTGTTGTTCTTGAACAGGTAAACCGTTCCGTTGAATCCCTCGCCCCCGAGGCGTTCCTGCGCCTCGTCCACGAGGTCGTCCAGGATAAGCTCGCCGGCCCTGTCGTGGGCGATGAGCTGGGCCAGGTCGTCGCATTCGGCGGTGGCGTACTCGGGGTGCGAACCGACGTCCAGGTAAAGCCGGGAACCGTTGGTCAGGAACACGTTCGAGGAGCGGCCCCAGCTGACCACCTTGCGGAAGAGGTAGCGGGCCACCTCCTCCGGCGCCAGCGGCCGGGACTCCGGGCTGGAGTAGGAAATTCCGAATTCGGTTTCGATGCCGAAAATGCGCTTGTCCATCTCAACTCTCCTCAGCCAGCAATGCCGCTACGTCGGCGTCGTCGAGCCGGCGGAACGCCCGCCGCGTGCCGCGGCTGCTTTCCGAGCCGCGGTCCAGCACGGCGACTTCAACGGCCGACACGGGCAGCGTAGCGGTCTCCTTGTCGGCGACCAGGCCGGCCAGGGCCAGCCGGACCGCCCCGGCAAAATCAAGGTCACCGCGCCAGCCGTCGGCGACGGCTTCGGAGACCTTGTCGGCCTGGCCGCCCATCACAATGAATTCCTGTTCGTCCGCGATGGAACCGTCAAAGGTGAGCCGGTAGAGGTGGTCCGTTTTCGGGCCGGGACCCACTTCAGCGACTGCCAGTTCGACCTCGAACGGTTTCTGTTCGGCCGTGAACACTGCTCCCAGACTTTGTGCGTAGACGCTGGCCAGGCCCCGGGCGGTGACGTCCTCACGGTCGTAGGAGTAGCCGCGGACATCGGCGTACCGCACCCCGGCCTGGCGGAGGCTTTCAAATTCGTTGTATTTCCCGACGGCCGCGAAAGCAATCTTGTCGTAGATCTCACCGATTTTGTGCAGCGAGGGCGACGGGTTCTCGGCCACCAGGGCAATCCCGTCCCGGCAGCTGATCACCACCACTGAGCGGCCGCGGGCAATTCCTTTCCGGGCGAAGTCCGCCCGGTCCTTCATCAGCTGTTCGGGAGAGACATAGAACTGCTGGGTCATGTCAGGCCTCCCGCTGGGCCGCGGCCCGTGCTTCGATGATGGCGCCGGCCACGCCCGCGAGCTCGAGCTCAGGCACCCGCGCGGCACCGGCCCGGCTGACCGTGTAGACCACGGGCCACAATTGCCGGACCGGGTCCGGGCCGCCGGTGGCGGAGTCGTCGTCGGCGGCGTCGTACAGCGCTTCAACCGCCACCCGGACGGCCTCCGCTTCGGAGAGGTTGGGCCTCCACAGCTTTTTCAGCGCACCACGGGCGAACATGGAGCCCGAGCCGACCGTGTGGTGCTCCTGTTCCTCGTAGCGGCCGCCGGTGACGTCGTAGGAGAACAGCCTGCCGGTGCCGGTGGCCCGGTCGAAGCCTGCGAACAGCGGGATCACGGCGAGGCCCTGCATCGCCATGGGCAGGTTGCCGCGGATCATGGCGCCGAGCCGGTTGGCCTTGCCGTCCAGGCTCAGCTGGGTGCCTTCGATTTTTTCGTAGTGTTCCAGTTCGACCTGGAACAGCCGGGTGATGTCCAGCGCTACGCCGGCAGTCCCGGCGATCCCCAGGACGGAGTACTGGTCTGCGGGAAACACCTTCTCGATATGCCGGCTGGCAATGATGTTGCCCATGGTTGCGCGCCGGTCACCGGCCATCAGTACTCCCCCGGCGTAGGCCAGTGCGACGATGGTGGTGGCGTGCGGCGTCGGTGGCACCGGGGTTCCTGCACCGGTGCCGGGACCGCCGCCTGCGCCGGGCTGCAGGGCGTTGTAGGGCAACAGTTCGGGCCGTGAGCGTTGCAGGTGCTCGGTGAAGGATGACGTCGCGTTCGCCGCTACCTGGTTGGCTGATGTTTCCTGCACTGGTGCACTCCCTCAACGTAGTGGATCAACGGCTTTCGACGCTCAGCCCTGTGTCTGCTCAGTGGGTCTCCTAAGTGTGCTCCTCGCCTGCGCCGGTTCGGCGGGTGCGCCTACTGGCCGCCCTTTTGCACGAAGGCGCGGACGAACTCCTCGGCGTTGGATTCCAGGACACCGTCGATCTCGTCGAGCAGATCGTCCACCCCCTGGGTGGAGGCGGAAGCCTGGGCTTCGGGCGGCGCCGGCGGGGCGGCAACTTCCTCGTCGACTTCGGTGTCGCGGGACTGCGGCTGCTGCTGCTCCTGGCCTGCCATCATCTTCTCCTTGTCGCTGTCTGTCCCATCGTGCACAGGACATCCTGTAAGCCATATTGCCACGCCCGGGCCCCGCGCGGGGGTCTTTCCAGCTACGAACCGGGGCTTAGGCCCAACAGCTCAGCCAGGAACGGTCCGGCCTCCCGGTGCCGGGCGAACAAGCCGCCGGTGAGAGCCTCGGTGCCGCGCAGCGGTTCGCGTGTAGGTACCCGCTGAAGCTTGCCGCGGCCGGGCAAATCGAAGATCACGGAGTCCCAGCTTGCGCCCACCAGGTCCTTGCCGAAGCGGCTGACGCAGCGGCCGCGGAAGAAGGCCCTGGTGTCCGACGGCGGTTCCAGGACCGCGCGGGCGATGGCCCCGTCGTCGGCGATGCGCTGCATCCGGCCGCGGGCCAGCAGCCGGTGGTAGAGGCCCTTCTCGGGGCGGATGTCCGCCCATTGCAGGTCTACCAGTCCCAGCCGGGCGTCCGACCAGTCCAGTCCGTCCCGCTGCCGGTAACCCTCCAGCAGGGTGAGTTTTGCGAGCCATTCAACAGTTGAGGCGGCCGCCGCGCGGTCGCCGCCCAGTTCGGTCAAAGTCGCGGACCAGCGTTCCAGCACGGCGTGCGTGTGCCCGTCGCCGTCGACGGCGTCGGCGACCCCGGTGTCCTGCGCGAGCTTGGCGGCCGCTTCGAAGTACATCCACTGCAGGTCCAGCGCGGTGACGCGCCGGCCGTCGACCAGGCGCAGGGTGGCTGTCAGGGAGGTGTCGTGGCTGACCGTCTGGAGGGCCGCCACCGGCTCGTGGACTTCCACTTTCGGAGTAAGGCCCGCCTCGATCAGGCTGAGAACCATCGCCGTGCTGCCAAACTTGAGGAAGTTGGCTACCTGGCTCAGGTTCGCATCGCCGATGATGACGTGCAGCCGGCGGTACTTGTCCGCGGTGGCGTGCGGCTCGTCCCGGGTGTTGATGATGGGGCGCCGGATGGTGGTTTCGAGGCCGACTTCGGTTTCAAAGAAGTCGGCCCGCTGGCTGATCTGGTAACCGGGCCGGGAGCTGTCCTGGCCCAGGCCGACGCGGCCGGCGCCGCACATGATCTGGCGGGTGATGAAGAACGGTGTCAGGCCGCGGGCGATCTCGCCGAACGGCACCGAACGGGGCATCAGGTAGTTTTCGTGCGAGCCGTAGGACACGGATTTGTTGTCCGTGTTGTTTTTGTAGAGGTTGATCGGCGGGAGGTCCGGATCCGCGGCCAGCCGCCGGACCGCGGCAAGGGCCACCAGGTCTCCGGCAGCATCCCAGATGACGGCGTCGCGCGGGCTGGTGACTTCCGGGCTGGAGTACTCCGGGTGGGCGTGGTCGACGTAGAGCCGTGCGCCGTTGCCCAGCACCATGTTCATCAGCAGCGAGCCGGACTCATCCTCGCCGTCGTGGTCCAGTTCAGCGCGGCCGTAGGCCAGGGCGACGGCCTCGGCGTCGAGCACCGGGGGACGGTCGGTGAGCTGCTCTGGATCGGCCGAAGCCCGTTCCAGCGTCCAGCCGCGGGCATCGTGCAGCGGCTCTTCGTCGGTGTAGTCCCAGCGTGTCTCAGCACCTCCGGCGGCCCGCTGCCGGGTTACCTGGGCGTAGGCCTGGATGACGCGGGCGGACATCATGGTGGCGTTGGCGCCCGGTGCGGAGGGCGCGTGGATGCCGTACTCGGTCTCGGAGCCCATCACCCGCATCGCACCGCCGGTGGGAAGGCCTCCGGAACCGGCCGAAGGACCGGCCGTCACAGGTACTGGCCCGTGCTGGGCATCGTCTCGATGGACTTCCCGGGCTCCTGGCCGGCCTTACCTTGAACGATGGTGCGGATGTAGGTGATGCGTTCACCCTTCTTGCCCGAAATCCGTGCCCAGTCGTCGGGGTTCGTGGTGTTCGGCATGTCCTCGTGCTCACGGAACTCGTCCACCACGGCGTGCAGCAGATGGTCGATGCGCAGCCCCTTCTGGCCGGTGGTCAGCAGGTCCTTGATGGCGGATTTCTTGGCGCGGTCCACGACGTTCTGCACTACGGCACCGGAGTTGAAGTCCTTGAAGTACAGCATTTCGGTGTCGCCGTTGGCGTACGTCACCTCGAGGTACTCGTTGGACTTCTCGGTGGAGTACATGGCCTCCACCGTCCGCTGCACCATGGCATCCACGGTGGCCTGGATGTCGCCGTTGTGCTCGGCGAGGTCCGACTCGTGGAAGGGCAGGTCCCTGGTGATGTACTTGTTGAAGATGTCGGCCGCGGCTTCGGCGTCGGGACGCTGGATCTTGACCTTCACGTCCAGCCGCCCGGGCCGCAGGATGGCCGGATCGATCATGTCTTCGCGGTTGGACGCGCCGATCACGATGACGTTGTCCAGCCGCTCGACGCCGTCGATCTCACTGAGCAGCTGCGGCACGATGGTCGTTTCGACGTCCGACGAGATGCCGGTGCCGCGGGTGCGGAACAGTGAGTCCATCTCGTCGAAGAACACCACCACGGGGCTGCCCTCGGAGGCCTTCTCCCTGGCGCGGGCGAAGATCAGCCGGATGTGCCGTTCGGTTTCGCCGACGTACTTGTCCAGCAGTTCCGGTCCCTTGATGTTCAGGAAGTAGCTCTTCATGTCGGTCTTGCCGGCCCGTTCGGCGGCGCGGGCCGCCAAAGAATTGGCCACCGCCTTGGCGATCAGGGTCTTGCCGCAGCCCGGCGGGCCGTACAGCAGGATGCCCTTGGGGGCCTTGAGCCCGTGCTCCCGGTACAGGTCCGGGTGCAGGAACGGCAGTTCTACGGCGTCGCGGATCTGCTCGATCTGCGGTCCCAGGCCGCCGATGTCCTGGTAGGTGATGTCCGGGACTTCCTCGAGGACGAGGTTCTCGACCTCGGAACGGGGAATCTTCTCCAAGGCGTAGCCGGTGCGGGTGTCGACCGAGAGCGCGTCGCCCACGCGAAGCTTTTGCGCGAGCAGAGCCCCGGAGAGCCGGATGACCCGTTCTTCATCGGCCCGGCCCACCACGAGGGCGCGGTCCGAACCCAGCAGCTCCTTCAACGTGACAAGGTCCCCGGCGCGTTCATAGCCGAGCCCGGCAACCACCATCAGGGCCTCATTGAGCAGGACTTCCTGCCCGGCGGCGAGCTGGTTGATGTTCACGAGCGGGCTGATGCCCACCCTCATCTTGCGGCCGGCATTGAAGATGTCCACGGACTCTTCGGTGACGGCCTGGCCGCTGCCGGGGGCTGAGTGCCGCTTGGGGTTCAGCTGCAAAACGGTGCCGAAGCTGTACGGCGGCTGCCCCTCCTGGTCCAGGGCGTTTTTCAGCCGCAGGATCTCCGCTTTGGCCGTCTCGAGCATCCCGACGAGCTTGGCGTTGTTCTGCGTGGCCGCCGCGAGCTGGCGGTCGATGTGGCGGAGTTTGTCGCGCAGAATATTGACCTGCCGTTCCGCGACGGAAAGTTCGTTGGCCGCGTAACGCTCGGCGTCGGCCGTGCGCTCGGGCACACCGGCAGCGGCTACCGGAGCATCGTTGTCCGCGCCCGTGCGGCCGTGGTCGTTGTTCGGAGTCTCCATCATGCATCAGCCCCTTCAGTCCATCTATTAAGACCATAGCCCCAAGAGGGCGGGTGCTGCTGAAGACTTCCGAAATACGGACTAGTTCGTGACGTCCGGAGCGTCGACGACGTTCGTCCCGGCAAGCGCGTCGCGGGCCGCCCGCCGAAGCTTCTTATCGGACACCGCCCGTTCTCCCACCGCGCCGGGCGTCCAGGCATTGACATCCTCGGCGTCGAACTCGGTCTTGGAGGGCCGGCGCTTAACGGAGATGCCGGTGACGCCGTCGGCGAGCCTCCGGGTGACCAGCAGGAAGCCGGTGTGCGCCACCATCCGGTGGTCCGGGCGGACAGCCAGGCCTTCAAGGTGCCAGCCGCGGACCATGGATTCCCAGCCGTCCGGCTCCGTGAAACGGCCGTCGGCGCGGATGGCCTCGGCGGTGCGCGACAGCTGCGTCACGGTCGCGACGTAGTTGATCCAGACGCCGCCGGGCGCCAGCACGGTGGCCACGGCGTCGAGGCACTCCCAGGGGGCGAGCATGTCCAGCACCACGCGGTCCACCGAGCCAGGTTCTTCAGTCTGCAGGACCTGCTCCTGGAAGTCGCCGAGCGTGATCTGCCAGGCCGGGTGCGGGCCGCCGAAAATTGTCTCGACGTTGCCGCGGGCAATGTCGGCAAACTCGGCCCGCCGCTCGAAAGAGTGCAGGTAGCCGTTGTCCCCCACGGCACGCAGCAACGAGATGGACAGCGCGCCGGAACCGACGCCGGCTTCGACGACCCGGGCGCCCGGGAAGATGTCCGCCATCGTGACGATCTGCGCGGCGTCCTTGGGGTAGACCACGGCCGCGCCGCGCGGCATGGAGAGCACGAAGTCGGAGAGCAGCGGCCGCAGCGTCTGGTACTGCTGGCCGACATTGTTGACCACCACCGAGCCGTCCGGTTTCCCGATGATCTCGTCGTGGTTGAGGAAACCGCGGTGGGTGTGGAAGGCCCCGCCTGCCTCAAGGCTGATGGTGTTCATCCGGCCGCGCTCATCGGTGAGCTGCACCCGCTCACCCTCCCGGAACGGTCCGCGTCGCCGGTTGGCGCCGGTCGGTGCGGCCGCTGTTGCCGGGACGGCAGGCGCTGGGGCGGCAGCCGTGGCTGGGGCGCCATGTTCGGTGGCGCTGTCCACGCTGTCCACGCTGTTCCCTGCCGTGCTGTTCCCGGCGGTGGTGTTTCCCGCTGGCGTGCCGTCGGCGGCAGTGTCGTTCGCGGCAGTGTCGCTGCTCATGGAATGTTCCTCGCTCCTGTAAAGCTTCGGTTGCCGCGGATACGGCGGCGGGTAGCCGGCCGTGCCGGTGTGCCGGGGAATTCACGGCCGGCAGGTAACTCTACCGGTTTTCGTCCCGCTCATGGTTCTCACGGCGGCGCATGGCAGCGGTCCTAGCGCTCCGGCCGGGCGCCGGCGCGGCGGAGTTGGCGCTTGCCGGTGATGGTGTTCAGGACGGTGAGCTGGCGCAGCAGGCCGGTGATGGCTCCGGCGTCGTTGACCACCGCGTAGTCGGATCCTTCGAGCTGGGCGAGGTACGCGAGCAGTTCGGCGCCACGGTCGGAGTCCTTGACGTAGGCGCCGGCTGCGAGCGGGTAGGCCACCGCCGTTGCCGGGGTTCCGGGGGCCAGCTCGGGACGAACTTCCGCGGCGGATGATGCGTCGACGACCGCCACCGGCCGCCCGTCCTCGCTGCAGAGCAGGACCGCGGGCACGCCGGCCGGGGAGTGCCGCAGCACGTCCGCGACGCTGGCGGTATTGGGAAGGCCGACGGCGGGCTCGGCCAGTGCGGCCGCGTCGACCAGGTGCAGCCGGCTCCGGTACCGGGCCTGCTGGATGGAGGCTGTGGCGCCCAGCCAGAGGAAGCTTCCCACCAGGACCGTGATCAGCATCAGCGAGGTGTCCGGCCGGTTGCCGCTCAACAGGGGCAGCACCACGAACCAGACGGCGAGGGCGATGACGATGATCCTGCCGGCCCAGCCGGCCGCGATGGTGCCCCGCTCGTGGCTGCCGGTGGCCTTCCAGACCGCGGACTCCACCAACCGTCCGCCGTCGAGCGGCAGCCCGGGCAGGACGTTGAAGACGCCGATCAGGAGGTTGGCCCAGACAAAGATGTTCGCCAAGGGGTCCGCAAGGCCGGGAAGCGGGCCGGGCGCGACTACGAGCCAGCCCGCCCCGGCCAGGACCAAGTTCGCGGCCGGGCCGGCCATGGCCACCAGCACGGACTTCCCAGGCGAGGCGGTGAAGTTCTCGAACTGCGTGTGGCCGCCCCAGAGGTTCAGGACAATCTTGCTGGTGGGCCAGCGGTACAGCCGGGCGGTCAGGGCGTGAGCCAGTTCGTGGACCAGCACGGAGAGCAACAGCAGCACGGCGTACGCGAACGCAGCGAGGTAGGCGGTGGCCCCTGTCCCAGGGTAGTTATGGGTGAGGACCGGACCGTAGGCGACCACGGTGAATGCGGCGATGACGAACCACGAGTAGGCCAGGATGACGGGGATGCCAGCGATCCGGCCGAGCGGGATGCCGCCCCGCAGCGAGAACGGCTTGTCCTCGGCAGGCTTGTTGGTCCGCTGTCTTCCCGCTGCGCTGCCCGAGGGTTCAGTCATTGCGGCCACCGCCACTAAAGGGCGGGGGCGGCGCCGGGGCGGGTTCGTGGCGGAGCGTCAGGAGCTCTTCGAGGTCCGCAACAGTTCGCCCGGCCAAGGTCTCCCAGGTGGCGCGGCGCGGGTCGTGCGGCAGCGGAACAATGTGCGGAATGGCCACCGTGGCCACGCCGGACGCGACCGCCGCCGCAACCCCTGGAGCTGAGTCTTCGAGCGCGACGCAGTGCCGGTGCTCCAATTCCGGGTCGCTCTGCTGCAGGAGCTCCACGGCCGTCAGGTAGGCCTCGGGGTGCGGCTTGCCTTCCAGGACGGTGTCCCCGGTGACCAGGAATTCGAAATAAGGCTTGGGCAGGCTGGCGACGATTTCGCGGGCCAGCGGGGCCTCTGACATCGTCACGAGGGCGCAACGGATCCCTGCGGTGTGCAGCTCTTCCAGCAGTTCGCGGGCTCCGGGCCGCCACGGCACGGATTCCCGGACCAGGCTGACGACATGCCCGGTAAGGGTGTCGATGATCTCCCGGACTTCCAGCCCGACACCGGCCTCCTGCAGGATGCCGGCTGAGAACACCAGGGACTGGCCCACCAGCTGCATCGCCTTCTCGTGCGACCACTCGCCGCCGTGGGCTGCCACGAGGGCGTGTTCGGCTGCAATCCAATACTGTTCGGTGTCCACGATCGTGCCGTCCATGTCCCACAGCGCGGCTTTGAGCAGGGGCTGGGAAGCTGGCGATCGCATGCCCTCCAGTCTACGGTGCTGCGCCGGCGGGGCGCCCGGGGCTACGCCCGTGGCGAAGTTCAAGGGACTTGCGGCGCCCGCCTGCCTGCGCTCCCCCGGGTCTTCGTCGTAGGGTGAACACATGAATAGCTTCGAGCCAGAGTCCACGGAAACGGGCGCCGTGCCCGAGCCCGAGCGGCTGTTGCAGCCCGTGCCCGAGGGCCAGCGCATTACGGTAATGCTTGCGGCGTTCGAAGGCTGGAACGACGCCGGTGAAGCCGCGAGCGATGCCCTGCGCTACCTCAACAAGCTGTGGGGCGGGAAAAAGGTCGGTTCGATCGACGCCGACGAGTACTACGACTTCCAGTTCACCCGGCCCATGATCCGCCGCACGGCCGCGGGCGAGCGGAAGATCAAGTGGCCGTCGACCCGGATCTTCAAGGCCAGCGTCCCGGGCTCGAATGTGGATGTGATCTTCGTCCAGGGCACGGAGCCGTCCTACAAGTGGCGCGCCTACACAGCCGAACTGCTGGTCCACGCCGAAGCGCTGAAGGTCGATTACGTCATCCTGGTCGGCGCCCTGCTGGCCGATGTGCCCCACAGCCGGCCGATCCCGGTCAGCGCCTCGACGGACGACGCGGCCCTGCGCGAGCGGATGGATCTGGAAACTTCGCAGTACGAGGGGCCGGTCGGTATTGTCGGTGTGCTGGGGGAAGTGGCCCTGCTAGCCGGGTTGCCCACCATTTCGCTGTGGGCGGCGGTACCGCATTACGTGGCCCAGGCGCCGTCGCCGAAAGCCCAGCTGGCCCTGCTCCACCGGATCGAGGAACTGCTGCAGGTGCCACTGGACACCCAGGAACTGGTCGAGGACGCCGACGCCTGGGAACGGGGCGTTGACGAACTTGCTACCGAAGATCCCGAGATCGCCGCCTACGTGCGCCAACTCGAGGAAGCAAAGGACACCGTTGACCTGCCCGAGGCCAGCGGCGAATCAATTGCGCGCGAATTCGAGCGCTACCTCAAGCGCCGGGGCAAGGACAAGCCCTAAGAAGGGACACTTGCGGACGCTCGTCTGCCCAGGCGCTACGCAAGCGCTGGCGCCCCCGGAATTCCGGTATCGCCAGCGCTTTTTCGTGTCGCCGGGGAGTTTGCGCCTCGCCGGGGCCTGCCTAAAGTTCGACGCCGAGCAGCGCGTTGACGGCGTCGCCCACAAGGGCGGCGTCAGCGGCGGAAGCGGCGGAGGGCCCGGATGCAAGCGCGGCGGCAGCCCAGGCGTCCACGGCCGCGAGGGCGCGCGGGGCGTCCAGATCGTCGGAGAGGGCTGCCCGGAGCTCCTCGACGAGCGCTGCGCCCGAGCCCGACCGGGCCCGGTCCAGGGCTGAGCGCCAGCTGCGGAGCCGGTCCTTTGCCGCAGTGAATCCGTCCTCGGTCCAGGACCAGTCGCTCCGGTAGTGGTGCGCCAGAATCGCCAGCCGGATCGCGGCGGGTTCTTCGCCGGCAGCGCGCAGCTTGGACACCAGGACCAGGTTGCCCTTGGACTTGCTCATCTTTTCGCCGTCGAGACCCACCATGCCGGCGTGCGCGAAGTGCTTGGCCAGCGGGACGCCGGTCAGGGAGTAGGCGTGGCCCGCTCCCATTTCGTGGTGCGGGAAGACGAGGTCGGATCCGCCGCCTTGGACCGTGAAGGGCGCAGGCAGGTACTGCTGGGCGATGACGGTGCACTCGATGTGCCAACCCGGGCGGCCGTCGCCCAGTTCGCCGCCGGGCCAGCTCGGCTCACCTTCGCGGGCCACGCGCCAGAGCAGCGGGTCCAGCGCCTGCCGTTTGCCGCTGCGGCCGGGATCTCCGCCGCGCTCTGCGAACAGTTCGAGCATTTCGGCGTCGGACAGGTGCGAGACTGACCCCAAGGTCCAGGCGTCCCGGGCCTCCGCTGAGTGCTTGCCGGCCGCTTCGACGTCGTAGTAGACGTCGCCGTCGGACTCTCCAGCGGTACCGGAGACCCGGTACGCGAGGCCGCTGCGCACGAGAGATTCGATCGCGGGGACAATGCGCGGGATGGCCTCGACGGCGCCGACGTAGTTGTCGGGGGCCAGGACGTTCAGGGCTTCCATGTCGGTCTGGAACAGCTCGATCTGGCTCGCGGCGAGGTCACGCCAGTCCACGCCGGTGGCTGCTGCGCGCTCCAGCAGCGGATCGTCGACATCGGTGACGTTCTGGACGTAGGCAACCTGCTGCCGGCCGTCCCGCCAGGCCCGGTTGAGGAGGTCGAAGGCGACGTAACTGGCCGCATGTCCCATGTGGGTTGCGTCGTACGGGGTGATGCCACAGACGTACATGGACTGCTCCCCCGTCGCTTCAAGGGTGGCGAGGCCGCCCTGGGCGGTGTCGAAAAGTCGCAGCGCGGGCATGCGGCCCGGCAGCTGGGGAACAGGGCGGGAGGTCCAGGATTTCACCCTCCAAGCCTAGTGCTAGGCGCTGATGACATTGAAACCGAGCAGCAGATACAGCGCAAGGCCCAAGAAGATCCGGTACCAGACGAACAGGCGGTAGCTGCGGGTGGAGACGTACCGGAGGAACCAGCCGATGATGATGTAGCCCACCACGAAGGCAATCACCGTGGCGAGGCCGGTCTCGGGCAGGCCGTAGGGACCGGTGATCCCTTCCTTGCTGACCACCTTATACAGCTGGTACAGACCGCTGCCAAACACCGCCGGAATGGCCAGCAGGAAGGAGTACCGGGCTGCGGCTTCGCGGGTGTAACCCATCAGCAGGCCCGCGGTGATCGTGCCGCCGGAGCGGGATACCCCGGGGACCAGAGCCAGCGCTTGCGCCAGGCCGTAGAGGATGCCGTGCTTGTAGCTGAGCCTGGTAAGGTCGCGTTCCTGGCGGCCGACGGCGTCGGCGACGGCGAGAATCATGCCAAAGGCGATCAGCGTCGTGGCGACGATCCACAGGCTCCGGAGCACCGATTCGATCTGGTCCTGGAAGAGCAGGCCCAGCACGATGATGGGGAGGCTGCCCAGGATCACGAGCCAGCCCATGCGGACGTCGGGATCCTGCCGGGACACCTTGCCGGTGAGCGAGCCGAACCACGCTTTGACGATCCGCACAATGTCGCGCCAGAAGTAAACGATCACCGCGGTCTCGGTGCCCAGCTGGGTAATGGCTGTGAATGCTGCCCCGGGGTCTGCGGCGTCCGGCAGGAACGCCCCCACGATCCGCAGGTGGGCGCTTGAGGAGATGGGGAGGAATTCTGTCAGTCCCTGCACAAGGCCCAGAAAGGCCGCTTCTAACCAGTTCACGCTTATAGACCCTACGTTATGGAGTTCCGAAGCATCGTAAGCTTGCAGGCATGCAGCAGCGTTATGTCGGCAACAGTGGTTTGCGTGTCTCGTCCGTGTCCCTTGGCACCATGTCGTGGGCCGGTGAGACCGATGAGCAGGATGCCTCGGCCTTGCTCCGGGCGTTCCTCGACGGAGGCGGTACGCTCATCGACACCGCGGCCTCCTATGCCGGCGGCCGGGCTGAGGCAATGCTCGGCAGCATGCTCGGCGACGTCGTCGCCCGCTCCGAAGTTGTGGTCTCCACCAAGGCCGGACTG contains:
- a CDS encoding site-2 protease family protein, giving the protein MTEPSGSAAGRQRTNKPAEDKPFSLRGGIPLGRIAGIPVILAYSWFVIAAFTVVAYGPVLTHNYPGTGATAYLAAFAYAVLLLLSVLVHELAHALTARLYRWPTSKIVLNLWGGHTQFENFTASPGKSVLVAMAGPAANLVLAGAGWLVVAPGPLPGLADPLANIFVWANLLIGVFNVLPGLPLDGGRLVESAVWKATGSHERGTIAAGWAGRIIVIALAVWFVVLPLLSGNRPDTSLMLITVLVGSFLWLGATASIQQARYRSRLHLVDAAALAEPAVGLPNTASVADVLRHSPAGVPAVLLCSEDGRPVAVVDASSAAEVRPELAPGTPATAVAYPLAAGAYVKDSDRGAELLAYLAQLEGSDYAVVNDAGAITGLLRQLTVLNTITGKRQLRRAGARPER
- a CDS encoding HAD family phosphatase; translated protein: MRSPASQPLLKAALWDMDGTIVDTEQYWIAAEHALVAAHGGEWSHEKAMQLVGQSLVFSAGILQEAGVGLEVREIIDTLTGHVVSLVRESVPWRPGARELLEELHTAGIRCALVTMSEAPLAREIVASLPKPYFEFLVTGDTVLEGKPHPEAYLTAVELLQQSDPELEHRHCVALEDSAPGVAAAVASGVATVAIPHIVPLPHDPRRATWETLAGRTVADLEELLTLRHEPAPAPPPPFSGGGRND
- a CDS encoding PAC2 family protein, yielding MNSFEPESTETGAVPEPERLLQPVPEGQRITVMLAAFEGWNDAGEAASDALRYLNKLWGGKKVGSIDADEYYDFQFTRPMIRRTAAGERKIKWPSTRIFKASVPGSNVDVIFVQGTEPSYKWRAYTAELLVHAEALKVDYVILVGALLADVPHSRPIPVSASTDDAALRERMDLETSQYEGPVGIVGVLGEVALLAGLPTISLWAAVPHYVAQAPSPKAQLALLHRIEELLQVPLDTQELVEDADAWERGVDELATEDPEIAAYVRQLEEAKDTVDLPEASGESIAREFERYLKRRGKDKP
- the mshC gene encoding cysteine--1-D-myo-inosityl 2-amino-2-deoxy-alpha-D-glucopyranoside ligase, which translates into the protein MKSWTSRPVPQLPGRMPALRLFDTAQGGLATLEATGEQSMYVCGITPYDATHMGHAASYVAFDLLNRAWRDGRQQVAYVQNVTDVDDPLLERAAATGVDWRDLAASQIELFQTDMEALNVLAPDNYVGAVEAIPRIVPAIESLVRSGLAYRVSGTAGESDGDVYYDVEAAGKHSAEARDAWTLGSVSHLSDAEMLELFAERGGDPGRSGKRQALDPLLWRVAREGEPSWPGGELGDGRPGWHIECTVIAQQYLPAPFTVQGGGSDLVFPHHEMGAGHAYSLTGVPLAKHFAHAGMVGLDGEKMSKSKGNLVLVSKLRAAGEEPAAIRLAILAHHYRSDWSWTEDGFTAAKDRLRSWRSALDRARSGSGAALVEELRAALSDDLDAPRALAAVDAWAAAALASGPSAASAADAALVGDAVNALLGVEL
- a CDS encoding undecaprenyl-diphosphate phosphatase, whose protein sequence is MNWLEAAFLGLVQGLTEFLPISSSAHLRIVGAFLPDAADPGAAFTAITQLGTETAVIVYFWRDIVRIVKAWFGSLTGKVSRQDPDVRMGWLVILGSLPIIVLGLLFQDQIESVLRSLWIVATTLIAFGMILAVADAVGRQERDLTRLSYKHGILYGLAQALALVPGVSRSGGTITAGLLMGYTREAAARYSFLLAIPAVFGSGLYQLYKVVSKEGITGPYGLPETGLATVIAFVVGYIIIGWFLRYVSTRSYRLFVWYRIFLGLALYLLLGFNVISA